In Camelina sativa cultivar DH55 chromosome 13, Cs, whole genome shotgun sequence, the genomic window aAAGCTcgaaaagcttcttcttcaatacCAATACCTTCCAGCAACAATCCTGCAACACAGACTATGTATATATTACCTGACCGATCAATTCAGAGCTAagagttgttgatgatgatgatataacaGAGACAGGATATGAAAGCAATTGAAGCTTTTACTACCTCCTCAGTTCTCTGCAGCTGGAGTTTCGTCCTCCGCGGTCACTGTCTCGGACTGAGATGAtggttcctcctcttcctcttctggtGGCTGCAACCCTTCTTTTGCTTGCAACTTAACAAACTGTTTGCTACGTGCTAATCGGATTGGTCTTCCCATAAAGTCCTGCGTATGTCAATATCACAGACATTCAATTTTACCAACTAAATCAACCATGTGCCAATAAACTCATTCGAAAGCTGTTTACAAGCAACATGCCATAACTCTTCTGTTCTACAGTATTTGGGACTAAGTTCCATATTCTCTTAAAGTATCTGCCTACAATAACGGCTCAAAGAAACCCATTTCTATATTTGTCTCGTTGATACATAAAGAGTCTCAACCTAAAAAATTTGGTTTAGGGTCCCTTAAGCTCAAATGGTATCAGCAACACACCAAAAATAAACCCATACACATATACTGTCTTGTACTTTGAACTCCATTTAACTATATCAGACAGTAATATTGAGCTTCAAGTTTGCTCCAGAACTGACGTAACTGATAAGTCTAGAATgctattaaattatgattcttagattattattattatcatgttAGAATAGCTTGGATTACCTTTCCTTGAAACTCAATAATCGCTGCCTCGGCCTGTTTCTTGGTTTTGAAAGAGACAAACCCATAACCACTCGACCTCCTTGGATTTTCATGGAATATAACTTCAGTGGAGACAACGTTGCCAGTGTCTGCATCAAAGAACTCCTTAAGATGCTTAGCCCTTGCTTCAAATGCCAAGTTTGCAACAAACAAATTGAATGTAGGCACTGCCGAAGGCTTCTCACGCGGCGtatatgtcttcttctttttggccTTTGCATAGTCTACCTTTAAACGACGACCCTCGTACTCCTAAACAAAAGACATTTCAATGAAAAATGAAGATCAAAGAAAGAGCAAGAACCaaagaaacaacacacaaaatcagAGCCTAAAAGTACAATAacttcttttaatatataacgtAAAAAAAGATGAGACTAACACAACCAAATGAGAGCAGGGAGCAAGAGACCACTAAATCTATCAATTTCACGGGATACTGCAGCCTGGAAGAGTCTGATAACACAATGTACAACTTCTGTGAATGTAAAGTCAGAtcaaatgagacaaaacacaagaCATTGAGAGAAATATCTCAATGATTCTTTGCCAATTTATAGAGACGGAGGAAGCAATTGCGATGTCCTTACACACAAATATCAATCAAATTGGGATAAGTGCAACATGAAAGAGCCTAATAACCACAATATAAAACTTCTACTAATACAATGAGACAAACACCACAAAATGAGAGAAATATgtagagatggaggaagctactGCAATGTTCttacacacaaaatcaaacaaattggGATAAATGCAACATAAAAGAGCCTGCCTAATAACAACATTTTACAACTTCTACTAATTATAAAAGTCAGATAAAATGAGAGACAAAGACAgcaaaatgagagaaaaaaaatctcatctctGAGCCAATTTAGAGATGGAGGAAGCGGTTGGGACATACTTACACacaaaaaccaatcaaacaactGAGATAACCGCAACATGAAATAGCCTTTTAATAAGCAACAATGTACAACTTGTACTAATCATACATTCAGAATAAAtgagacaaacaaaacataaccaaaTCTGAATGAGCGAAGTTCTTACAAAGGATTCGAGAGATTGGAGAGCTGTAGCAGCTTCTTCAGGGGAACCCATTTCAATGAAAACCAAACCTCTATTCCTTTCCTTCTTATGCATAGACATCTACATAAACAAATACACCCATTCGTTAACCAAAACAACGAATGATTCAATTTCATTCAAGgttttacaaaagaagaaataatcaaaaacaCCTCAATGTCGACGACACTGCCGTACTTCTCGAACAACGACCTTATATCTTCAGGTGTAGCTGCCCATGGAACGTTCTGAGCAATCAATCTAGTCTTCGAAATCTCGTCTACGATTTCCTCAGTAGCGGCGGAGATATTATcagctggagaagaagatgatgatgattcgagGATTGGGTCTTGAGTAGTAGCGGAGAAATACGAAGTAAGGTTTCTCGATTTTGCTTGAACTGAGGAGCGACatagcgaagaagaagaagaagaagaagaagaccaagcgAGTGAGTAATTGCTAAGAGAAACTTTGGAATTAGGGTTCTTCTGGTTTGATTTGTGACCTAGAATTTGGAGGGAAACGcaaggaagacgaagaagagccATGGctgagtgagtgagagagttTTGGATAAGAAATCGAAAAAGCTACGCAATTACATTTTAGATTTTGTGCAAGAAACAAgtaacgacgtcgtttcataaAAGTCAATACGACACCGTCTAGTCAATTTCACACTATGTAGAAGCTTATAGCAGTAGGAAACATGATTTTGTGGTCAAATTTTTATagcaatatatgtttttgttagtgACAATATAATCCGAATCTGGTTTTTCACAGATGTGAATAATACAGAGAATGTTTTGATTCATAGTCAATATCTAGCACTTGTTTGAATTATTCCACACAGGTGATAGAGGCTTTCTGCTGACTTCTGGACTGCTAAACTCAAGCTTCTTTTCCACAGGGCTGGTCATCATCTTCGgactctttctcttgtttgacTGTAATCATaagaaactctttttttaaGTTAGAATCAATGAGAGTCCATATAGCTGcttacttctttcttttgtgttgcTCTTACCTTTGCAGATGCGCTGTTTCGGTTCATCTCTGCGGAACAAAGAGGGCTTTGTTGCCTTAACAACTTGCGATTTTCTTTATCCAGCTTTCGGTTTAGCGTGCTCACAAGTTCCACCTGTTAAAAATTTGTGGGTTAAGTGGAATGATttcagaacaagaacaagagagtgTTATCGTTTGTTATAGTTACCTCTTGCTCGGCTTTTGCGAGATTTAGGATGATgcattctttttccttttcaaatttctttgcCCTTGAAACTAAAGCAAGAACCTTTTGCGTTGAAGGCTTTAAGTGATCCCACTTGCTCAACAAAGTTTGGCACGATTGGTCGTGGACATTTGCCTCCAAGAAGAGACGCCCCATCATAGTTTCGTCTTTGCTTATGAGTGATCCCAAAACCGAATCAAGCAAGTCTTCTTCTGACGGTGTAGTGCAGCTGTCAACCTTTTGAGAGAAATGAAAATACAGACTTCTGTCAGAACACAAAGAAACTATATTTCCAGCTGAAATGATGAAAAGTAGCAACTAATAGATACATCTTCCGACAATGCTGAGACTAATAATCCAACATTAGACAAGTAGCAACTAATAGATACATCCTCTGACTAATGTTGACACCTCAAGGATGAAGGATCCAGAAATATAAATCTTGGAAGTAACAAGCAATCTCTCAAACATCAAAAACGACTTATCAACTGCCTTTATCCACCTGAAGCTATTAAAACGACAAGTAACAGTGGACATATGAGAAACCCATTTGATATCCAAAGGAGAAGCATCCAAAGAACGATAGGGTGAAACACAATATGGACGAACaaattatatactgtatatcaAATCAAAGCAAGAAACTTGACATGGACTAGCATAGTGTCTCTTTCAAGTGCATCAATCAGATCATatctacaattttaaaaactttctgCAAAGCAACATAACATAGATGGACTTATGAATCAATGAGAGTACAAGCTTCATGACCACTTAGAGAAATAGCATTGTCAACTTAACAGGGAAAACCAAATGATTGAATCCCAAAGTGACAACAATATCTACAAATTCGAAGACTTTATGCGAAGCATCATAA contains:
- the LOC104736931 gene encoding RNA-binding protein CP33, chloroplastic; protein product: MALLRLPCVSLQILGHKSNQKNPNSKVSLSNYSLAWSSSSSSSSSLCRSSVQAKSRNLTSYFSATTQDPILESSSSSSPADNISAATEEIVDEISKTRLIAQNVPWAATPEDIRSLFEKYGSVVDIEMSMHKKERNRGLVFIEMGSPEEAATALQSLESFEYEGRRLKVDYAKAKKKKTYTPREKPSAVPTFNLFVANLAFEARAKHLKEFFDADTGNVVSTEVIFHENPRRSSGYGFVSFKTKKQAEAAIIEFQGKDFMGRPIRLARSKQFVKLQAKEGLQPPEEEEEEPSSQSETVTAEDETPAAEN